In Pyxidicoccus xibeiensis, the following proteins share a genomic window:
- a CDS encoding helix-turn-helix transcriptional regulator translates to MAARTDPIRVVEAAYTWEPDERRWLDGLVAAASRFDVGGGTIALTVEAGAATRVTALASMKAAEEHARAVRAVTESLPLALAHRVLAPTEFVGNSEYRMTRLARGTEGRERTLIRECDRALPAMWALVSGEPTRRSLMLCFPRRTQESGASHEPFPHRDGRSLGLIGAHLGAALRLRTALAPCADDPETEAVLRSDGKLLHATGDACTSRARESLVDAVLASERARGRMRREAPDDALRAWTALVRGRWTIIDSTERDGRRYLLARRNPLHHGNSILELTPDERDVAWLAALGHSFKYIAYELGIPLSTAASRLRRAMRKLGVRSRKELLKKLGTAPPGQK, encoded by the coding sequence GTGGCCGCGCGCACTGACCCCATCCGCGTCGTCGAGGCGGCGTACACGTGGGAGCCGGATGAGCGCCGCTGGCTCGACGGGCTCGTCGCCGCGGCCTCCCGCTTCGACGTGGGCGGCGGCACCATCGCCTTGACGGTCGAAGCAGGCGCGGCCACGCGCGTCACCGCGCTCGCGAGCATGAAGGCAGCCGAAGAGCACGCGCGTGCGGTCCGTGCCGTCACCGAGAGCCTCCCGCTGGCGCTCGCGCACCGGGTCCTCGCGCCCACCGAGTTCGTCGGCAACTCGGAATACCGGATGACGCGGCTCGCACGCGGCACAGAAGGGCGGGAGCGCACCCTCATTCGTGAATGCGACCGCGCGCTCCCAGCCATGTGGGCGCTGGTCAGCGGCGAACCGACGCGGCGCTCGCTGATGTTGTGCTTCCCGCGTCGAACACAAGAGAGCGGAGCCAGCCACGAGCCGTTCCCACACCGTGATGGCCGGTCGCTCGGGCTGATTGGAGCGCACCTGGGCGCGGCGCTGCGCTTGCGCACGGCGCTGGCCCCGTGCGCCGACGACCCGGAGACCGAAGCCGTCCTCCGGAGCGACGGCAAGCTCCTTCATGCCACCGGCGACGCGTGCACGAGCCGGGCGCGCGAGTCACTGGTCGATGCGGTGCTGGCTTCCGAGCGAGCGCGCGGGCGGATGCGTCGCGAGGCCCCCGACGACGCGCTGCGCGCATGGACGGCGCTGGTCCGGGGACGCTGGACCATCATCGACTCGACGGAGCGCGATGGACGCCGCTATCTGCTCGCCAGACGCAACCCGCTGCATCACGGCAACAGCATCCTCGAGCTGACCCCCGACGAGCGCGACGTCGCGTGGCTCGCCGCGCTGGGCCATTCGTTCAAGTACATCGCCTACGAGCTTGGAATCCCGCTCTCGACGGCCGCGAGCAGGCTGCGCCGTGCGATGCGCAAGCTGGGGGTGAGGTCACGCAAGGAGCTGCTGAAGAAGCTCGGGACCGCGCCTCCCGGACAAAAATGA
- a CDS encoding cytochrome P450, whose protein sequence is MDFLSDDMRRDPYPFYAQAREHFPVLHEPGADLWLLFDYDSVKRALNDHEAFSNIVETSSGQTPDWLVFSDPPRHSKLRAIVMRAFTPKSIASLEPRVRELSHELLAPALERGELDLVADFAAPLPVMVIAEMIGIPIADRRRFLAWSDVIMLLSYTLSGGDAAARAVEQHARVKEEMRLYLRELAAERRKAPKDDLLTRLVEAEVDGERLTEDELLGFFQLLLSAGTETTTNLISNAILSFLEHPEQLARLRAEPGLLPSAIEEVLRYRTPVQLAFRKTKRDVELNGQQVPEGKLVLPLLGSANRDATKFRDAESFDITRDPNPHIAFGHGIHFCLGASLSRLEGRVALTHLLETLKDFRRTSDAPWVPRKALHVLGPASLPLRFEPVRRAAAGA, encoded by the coding sequence ATGGACTTCCTCTCTGACGACATGCGGCGGGACCCGTACCCCTTCTACGCCCAGGCGCGGGAGCACTTCCCCGTGCTGCACGAGCCCGGCGCGGACCTGTGGCTGCTGTTCGACTACGACAGCGTGAAGCGCGCCCTCAACGACCACGAGGCCTTCAGCAACATCGTGGAGACGTCCTCGGGCCAGACGCCGGACTGGCTCGTCTTCTCGGACCCGCCGCGCCACTCGAAGCTGCGCGCCATCGTGATGCGGGCCTTCACGCCGAAGTCCATCGCCAGCCTGGAGCCGCGCGTCCGTGAGCTGTCGCACGAGCTGCTGGCCCCGGCGCTGGAGCGCGGTGAGCTGGACCTGGTGGCGGACTTCGCGGCCCCGCTCCCCGTCATGGTGATTGCGGAGATGATTGGCATTCCCATCGCGGACCGGCGGCGCTTCCTCGCGTGGTCCGACGTCATCATGCTGCTGAGCTACACCCTCTCGGGTGGCGACGCGGCGGCGCGGGCGGTGGAGCAGCACGCCCGGGTGAAGGAGGAGATGCGCCTCTACCTCCGGGAGCTCGCCGCCGAGCGCCGGAAGGCCCCGAAGGATGACCTCCTGACGCGGCTGGTGGAGGCGGAGGTGGACGGCGAGCGGCTGACGGAGGACGAGCTGCTGGGCTTCTTCCAGCTCCTGCTGTCCGCCGGCACGGAGACGACGACCAACCTCATCAGCAATGCCATCCTCTCCTTCCTGGAGCACCCGGAGCAGCTCGCGCGGCTGAGGGCAGAGCCCGGGCTGCTGCCCTCGGCCATCGAGGAGGTGCTCCGCTACCGCACGCCGGTGCAGCTGGCGTTCCGCAAGACGAAGCGGGACGTGGAGCTGAACGGACAGCAGGTGCCCGAAGGAAAGCTGGTGCTGCCGCTGCTGGGCTCGGCGAACCGGGACGCCACGAAGTTCAGGGACGCGGAGTCCTTCGACATCACCCGGGACCCCAACCCGCACATCGCCTTCGGCCACGGCATCCACTTCTGCCTGGGGGCGTCGCTCTCCCGGCTGGAGGGCCGCGTCGCCCTCACGCACCTCCTGGAGACGCTGAAGGACTTCCGGCGGACCAGCGACGCGCCCTGGGTGCCGCGCAAGGCGCTCCACGTGCTGGGACCCGCGAGCCTGCCCCTGCGCTTCGAGCCCGTCCGGCGGGCTGCCGCGGGCGCATAG
- a CDS encoding TetR/AcrR family transcriptional regulator, which translates to MERRRLVSRRPRRAAAEAPEADEVRRPGRPRSEEAHGAILDAAISLIREVGYDALTMDAIATRASVGKATVYRRWSSKETLVAESLERLMRALLVPDTGTTGGDLNAMMRDARGMYKDPATRALLSGLVAAMAHSERIAQVVRGGFIAARREALRQVLNRGVERGELRKGLDLDLALDLLGGPLFYRFLITGGPVDERLTRGVVETVLRGFAP; encoded by the coding sequence ATGGAACGACGTCGTCTCGTATCTCGGCGCCCCCGCCGTGCCGCCGCGGAAGCCCCGGAGGCGGACGAGGTCCGCCGCCCCGGCCGGCCGAGGAGCGAGGAGGCGCACGGCGCCATCCTGGACGCCGCCATCTCCCTCATCCGCGAGGTGGGCTACGACGCGCTGACGATGGACGCCATCGCCACGCGCGCGAGCGTGGGCAAGGCAACGGTGTACCGCCGCTGGTCGTCGAAGGAGACACTGGTAGCGGAGTCCCTGGAGCGCCTCATGCGCGCCCTCCTCGTCCCGGACACGGGGACCACCGGCGGCGACCTGAACGCGATGATGCGCGACGCACGGGGCATGTACAAAGACCCGGCCACCCGGGCGCTCCTGTCCGGGCTCGTCGCGGCCATGGCCCACAGCGAGCGCATCGCCCAGGTGGTCCGCGGCGGCTTCATCGCCGCGCGGCGCGAGGCCTTGAGACAGGTGCTGAACCGGGGCGTGGAGCGCGGCGAGCTGCGCAAGGGGCTGGACCTGGACCTGGCGCTGGACCTGCTGGGCGGCCCGCTCTTCTACCGCTTCCTCATCACCGGAGGCCCCGTCGACGAGCGGCTCACGCGCGGCGTCGTGGAGACCGTGCTTCGGGGGTTCGCCCCGTAG
- a CDS encoding MopE-related protein: MNASTFRLIVLVAAALMLPACKDWIDINDQDRDKILAQLDKSTNELSGSVNGLSETFARERGKLSQELQQTLALSIANLNELVAQLDRSADKMRVSVTNFQQDTGSNLQGSITRLQGTIATLQNNLTADGAATILLTTKQLEEQREQLLKQTHATVQSVIRPTLERLSRVGDDLVGKVTLTVNVVIVRVVTGLLAAIALIGAVLAFLKLEASARRWPAVAFTTVIVAGSGLSATVLAEPIALIGAPNHQIPTGTAVCANMTQASLRFREAAPSGRRGKPANLPDADERAFKLKDLSVECEIFAPTGALGQQAKDAFVVASLYFDDRIPCVTDADCLAGAADLRCDPVSNVCVLSPTICKGPAECPAGNQCVSHRCVPITGPTAACTTPHDCRPEQSCDRATGRCLVTADVPPTSCDVDPKQLGPCSRGVLGSKDRWVVCKQTVERQLEACNGIDDDCDGTPDQGLASAEPCIAEGQVGYCRDGVKTCAGAAGWQCQPRSRRDEVAQGCNNVDDDCDGTVDNGVTLGGSCSAGVGDCARRATQQCVNGATLCVPGQPLTEVCGNGADDDCDGATDGADSNLAGIPESCNGVDDNCNGAVDDGIFCRPVKLVMSDVDDETYLWFGDSTDKNNAICGVRRSGNSNGAGECDLVASLQQRGIGVGKHRFTIMTVNSGCFGTSSHAQVVTDVETETVHRQGRVTAHCGWVEKDQFEVDFTTGEVFPVQNWGCVNDGNCRP; the protein is encoded by the coding sequence ATGAACGCCTCCACCTTCCGGCTCATCGTCCTCGTCGCCGCGGCGCTCATGCTCCCGGCCTGCAAGGACTGGATCGACATCAACGACCAGGACCGCGACAAGATCCTCGCCCAACTCGACAAGAGCACGAACGAGCTGTCCGGCAGCGTCAACGGCCTCTCCGAGACGTTCGCCCGCGAGCGCGGCAAGCTCTCCCAGGAGCTGCAGCAGACCCTCGCCCTCTCCATCGCGAACCTGAACGAGCTTGTCGCCCAGCTCGACCGCAGCGCCGACAAGATGCGCGTCAGCGTCACCAACTTCCAGCAGGACACGGGGTCCAACCTGCAGGGCAGCATCACCCGCCTCCAGGGAACGATTGCCACGCTCCAGAACAACCTGACCGCCGACGGCGCGGCGACGATTCTCCTCACGACGAAGCAGCTCGAGGAGCAACGCGAGCAGCTCCTCAAGCAGACCCACGCGACCGTGCAGTCGGTGATACGCCCGACGCTGGAGCGCCTCAGCCGCGTGGGGGATGACCTCGTCGGCAAGGTGACGCTCACGGTCAACGTCGTCATCGTGCGCGTGGTCACCGGCCTCCTCGCCGCCATCGCGCTCATCGGCGCGGTGCTGGCGTTCCTCAAGCTGGAGGCGTCGGCGCGGCGCTGGCCCGCGGTGGCCTTCACGACGGTGATTGTCGCCGGGTCAGGCCTCTCGGCGACCGTGCTCGCGGAGCCGATCGCGCTCATCGGCGCGCCGAACCACCAGATTCCGACCGGCACGGCCGTCTGCGCGAACATGACCCAGGCCAGCCTCCGCTTCCGCGAGGCCGCCCCATCGGGCCGCCGCGGCAAACCAGCGAACCTCCCCGACGCCGACGAGCGCGCCTTCAAGCTCAAGGACCTCTCGGTGGAGTGCGAGATCTTCGCGCCAACCGGTGCCCTGGGCCAGCAGGCCAAGGACGCCTTTGTCGTGGCGAGCCTCTACTTCGACGACCGCATCCCCTGCGTGACCGACGCCGACTGCCTGGCGGGCGCGGCCGACCTCCGCTGCGACCCGGTCTCGAACGTGTGCGTCCTGTCGCCCACGATCTGCAAAGGCCCCGCCGAGTGCCCGGCGGGGAACCAGTGCGTCTCACACCGCTGCGTGCCCATCACCGGGCCCACGGCGGCCTGCACCACGCCGCACGACTGTCGCCCCGAGCAGTCCTGCGACCGCGCCACGGGTAGGTGCCTCGTCACCGCGGACGTCCCGCCCACGTCCTGCGACGTCGACCCCAAGCAGCTCGGACCGTGCAGCCGCGGCGTCCTCGGCTCGAAGGACCGCTGGGTGGTCTGCAAGCAGACCGTCGAGCGCCAGCTCGAGGCCTGCAACGGCATCGATGACGACTGCGACGGCACGCCCGACCAGGGCCTCGCGAGCGCCGAGCCCTGCATCGCCGAGGGCCAGGTCGGCTACTGCCGCGACGGCGTGAAGACCTGCGCCGGCGCCGCCGGGTGGCAGTGCCAGCCGCGCTCACGCCGGGACGAGGTCGCCCAGGGGTGCAACAACGTGGACGATGACTGCGACGGCACGGTGGACAACGGCGTCACCCTCGGTGGCAGCTGCTCGGCCGGTGTCGGCGACTGCGCGAGACGCGCGACCCAGCAGTGCGTCAATGGCGCCACGCTCTGCGTGCCCGGCCAACCCCTCACCGAGGTCTGCGGCAACGGCGCCGACGATGACTGCGACGGCGCGACCGACGGCGCCGACAGCAACCTGGCCGGCATCCCCGAGAGCTGCAACGGGGTCGATGACAACTGCAACGGCGCCGTCGACGACGGAATCTTCTGCCGCCCGGTGAAGCTCGTCATGAGTGATGTCGACGACGAGACCTACCTCTGGTTCGGTGACTCGACCGACAAGAACAACGCCATCTGTGGCGTCAGGCGGAGCGGTAACAGCAACGGCGCCGGTGAGTGCGACCTCGTCGCCAGCCTGCAGCAGAGGGGAATCGGCGTCGGCAAGCACCGCTTCACCATCATGACCGTGAACAGCGGATGCTTTGGCACGAGCTCGCACGCCCAGGTCGTCACCGACGTGGAGACCGAGACTGTCCACAGACAGGGCCGCGTCACCGCGCACTGCGGCTGGGTGGAGAAGGACCAGTTCGAGGTGGACTTCACGACGGGCGAGGTGTTCCCGGTACAGAACTGGGGGTGCGTCAACGACGGCAACTGCCGCCCGTGA
- a CDS encoding Crp/Fnr family transcriptional regulator, giving the protein MRFPKFFEHLCTVAPIPPEEWEKAEAVAREQALAKRELFLRPGDPPDRVAVVLQGVFRAVRVSARGGESIKAFRAEHELIGAYAEMLQRLPSMTSIEALEPSRVLVFQARDLQALEQGHVCWERLARRVAERHFILKERREQEFLDLSAEERLDRFWDEHPHLKGRVPQRDVAAYLGITEVALSRIMSRRRKRAE; this is encoded by the coding sequence ATGCGCTTCCCGAAGTTCTTCGAGCACCTCTGCACCGTGGCCCCCATCCCTCCCGAGGAGTGGGAGAAGGCCGAGGCGGTGGCGAGGGAGCAGGCGCTCGCGAAGCGGGAGCTGTTCCTGCGGCCGGGAGACCCGCCGGACCGCGTCGCCGTGGTGCTCCAGGGCGTGTTCCGCGCCGTGCGCGTGTCGGCGCGCGGCGGAGAGTCCATCAAGGCCTTCCGCGCCGAGCACGAGCTGATTGGCGCCTACGCGGAGATGCTGCAGCGCCTGCCGTCGATGACCTCCATCGAAGCGCTCGAGCCGAGCCGCGTGCTGGTGTTCCAGGCCCGCGACCTCCAGGCGCTCGAGCAGGGCCATGTGTGCTGGGAGCGGCTGGCGCGCCGGGTGGCGGAGCGGCACTTCATCCTCAAGGAGCGCCGCGAGCAGGAGTTCCTCGACCTGTCCGCCGAGGAGCGCCTGGACCGGTTCTGGGATGAGCACCCGCACCTTAAGGGGCGCGTGCCCCAGCGCGACGTGGCGGCCTACCTGGGCATCACCGAGGTGGCGCTGAGCCGCATCATGTCGCGCCGCCGCAAGCGGGCGGAGTGA
- a CDS encoding sterol desaturase family protein → MSINVYAVATPFVIVLALAEFAYCVVRRNGYYSFQDSIASMGTAVMNQCVNVAVALLVLPLFTQLGQLAPWKLDVSSPLALVGLFLGVDFLFYWFHRFGHRTNIGWAAHSPHHSTEELNYAVALRASVTQRLFSFLFYWPLVVVGFPPEAVLAMVAFHLVLQFIPHTRVIPKLPRWVESWLNTPSHHRVHHARNDAYIDKNYAGFLIIWDRLFGTFAEEKEPCSYGLTTPANTWDPTVINFQAWGRLVGDAVATRSGWDRLRIWVMPTGWRPADLPPRSLGYWKQDGVEVKFSSTELPGIRGYLIFQLFASMPFMLLVSHHASPLSGWRKVALSLLLWAMATAWSGMLESKRWSLPLELARVLAMGVAVTLWLVQAGAPQAWSALTAAWLLVSLTWLLAARGGARSNPPVAHGSR, encoded by the coding sequence ATGTCCATCAACGTCTACGCGGTGGCCACGCCCTTCGTCATCGTCCTGGCCCTGGCGGAGTTCGCGTACTGCGTGGTGCGCCGCAATGGCTACTACAGCTTCCAGGACTCCATCGCGAGCATGGGCACCGCGGTGATGAACCAGTGCGTCAACGTGGCGGTGGCGCTGCTGGTGCTGCCCCTCTTCACGCAGCTGGGCCAGCTGGCGCCGTGGAAGCTCGACGTGTCCTCGCCGCTGGCGCTGGTGGGCCTCTTCCTGGGCGTCGACTTCCTCTTCTACTGGTTCCACCGCTTCGGCCACCGGACGAACATCGGCTGGGCGGCGCACTCCCCGCACCACTCCACGGAGGAGCTCAACTACGCGGTGGCCCTGCGGGCGAGCGTGACGCAGCGCCTCTTCTCGTTCCTCTTCTACTGGCCGCTGGTGGTGGTGGGCTTCCCGCCGGAGGCGGTGCTGGCGATGGTGGCCTTCCACCTGGTGCTGCAGTTCATCCCGCACACCCGCGTCATCCCGAAGCTGCCCCGGTGGGTGGAGTCCTGGCTGAACACGCCGTCGCACCACCGCGTGCACCACGCGCGCAACGACGCGTACATCGACAAGAACTACGCGGGCTTCCTCATCATCTGGGACCGGCTGTTCGGCACCTTCGCGGAGGAGAAGGAGCCCTGCTCCTATGGCCTCACCACTCCGGCGAACACCTGGGACCCCACGGTCATCAACTTCCAGGCGTGGGGCCGGCTCGTGGGCGATGCGGTGGCGACGCGGAGCGGGTGGGACCGGCTGCGCATCTGGGTGATGCCCACGGGCTGGCGGCCCGCGGACCTGCCGCCGCGCTCGCTCGGGTACTGGAAGCAGGATGGCGTGGAGGTGAAGTTCAGCTCCACGGAGCTGCCCGGCATCCGCGGCTACCTCATCTTCCAGCTGTTCGCGTCGATGCCGTTCATGCTGCTGGTGAGCCACCATGCCTCGCCACTGTCGGGCTGGCGGAAGGTGGCGCTGAGCCTGCTGCTCTGGGCAATGGCGACCGCCTGGAGCGGGATGCTGGAGTCGAAGCGCTGGAGCCTGCCGCTGGAGCTGGCGCGGGTGCTCGCCATGGGCGTGGCGGTGACGCTGTGGCTCGTCCAGGCCGGAGCGCCCCAGGCGTGGAGCGCGCTCACCGCGGCGTGGCTGCTCGTGTCGCTCACCTGGCTGCTGGCGGCGCGCGGTGGGGCCCGGAGCAACCCACCAGTGGCCCACGGCTCGCGCTGA
- a CDS encoding response regulator transcription factor, translated as MGRSRMSKDLEQLEQHGPPRLSVDSLELEGEQFAVFAWDVDRPRGADLTQSERHVLELLVSGASNADIARARRASVRTVANQVASVLRKLGAASRYELIQRFGTTRGRAH; from the coding sequence ATGGGTCGATCGCGGATGTCGAAGGACCTCGAACAGCTGGAGCAGCATGGGCCGCCGCGGCTGTCCGTCGACTCCCTGGAGCTGGAGGGTGAGCAGTTCGCGGTGTTCGCCTGGGACGTCGACCGTCCGCGTGGGGCCGACCTCACGCAGTCCGAGCGCCACGTCCTCGAGCTGCTCGTGTCCGGCGCCTCCAACGCCGACATCGCGCGTGCTCGGCGAGCCTCGGTGCGCACGGTGGCGAACCAGGTCGCGAGCGTGCTGCGCAAGCTCGGCGCCGCCTCGCGCTATGAGTTGATCCAGCGCTTCGGAACGACGCGTGGCCGCGCGCACTGA
- a CDS encoding c-type cytochrome: MRTAALVVLSLAALAACGPSRRGPAFGTPREFTAKEQEGRVLFMRHCNQCHPGGSGGLGPSINNKPLPSFAMRTQIRQGVGSMPAFTDEMLADAEVDAILAYLNELQEEKD, translated from the coding sequence ATGAGGACCGCCGCGCTCGTCGTGCTGTCCCTCGCCGCCCTGGCGGCCTGTGGCCCCTCGCGCCGGGGGCCCGCCTTCGGCACCCCTCGGGAGTTCACCGCGAAGGAGCAGGAGGGCCGCGTCCTCTTCATGCGCCACTGCAACCAGTGCCACCCGGGCGGCTCGGGAGGCCTGGGGCCGAGCATCAACAACAAGCCCCTGCCGTCCTTCGCCATGCGCACGCAGATACGCCAGGGCGTCGGCTCCATGCCCGCCTTCACCGACGAGATGCTCGCCGACGCCGAGGTGGACGCCATCCTCGCGTACCTGAACGAGCTGCAGGAGGAGAAGGACTAG